TTGCTCGGTCTTCCGTTGCAGACCGCGGAACATCCCGAAGACATCGTCGCGGCAATGGAGAGCGATAAGAAGAGGCGGTCGGGGCGGCTGCGTTTCGTGTTGCCGCGCGCGATCGGCGACGTGGAGTATGGAATGGAGTGCGACGGCCGCACGGTGCGCTCAGTCGTTGCGCGCCTTGCGGAGCCCCCGGAGCGATTTCGTGCGCGTCGTTGACGCGCTTGCGATAATTCGTTCCTCGCGGTTCGATCGTCCGCTCACGTATGATGCCGGCGATTTGCCGTTGCAAGTTGGCGACGTCGTGCGCGTTCCGTTGGGCAGCCGTGAGGCCGTGGCGTTCGTCCTATCGCCCGTCCGCGAGGTGCCGCTCACGGAGCCGCCGCTCAAACGGGTCATCGAACGGCTCCCCGTGCCGCGCGCTTTCGACGAGGTGGGGTTGCACTTGGCCACGTTTGTAGCCGAGCATTATCTCAGCACGCTCGGCGAAGCTCTTCGTGCGGTTGTGCTCGCCGACGCGGTGCCGCGCGTGCGCGACTCATTCCTTCGCGGAGCGCAACCGAATCCGCGCCGGCATCGTTCGGTGCCTGCGCGATTGATACGTCTCATCTGGGAGGATTTGGACGACGGCTTTGCGCTCGAAACTCTTCTGCGCCATCCCGAAGCTCGGCGGATCGGCGATCGCTCCGCGTTACTAGGATTCATTCGCTCGTTGGTTCGTGCCGGCGCGCTGCGGCGGGAACGGCGTTTCATCACGCCGCGCATTGGCGAGTATTCAGTACGAGTGCTCGACCTCGGTGAGGCTGCCATCCGAGGTAAGAAGGCTGAAGCGCTCGTCGAGTTCGTACGCGAGCGTCCCGGCGTTCCGCGCGCTGATGCCGTGCTCGCCGGCTTCAGCAATGCCGTCATCGCGCGGGCCTTGCGCGCAGGTGCAGTGCGCGAACGCGAAATCCGGCCGCTTGCCCGTCACCGTTACCACGCGCCGGCGCAGGAGGCGCTGCAGCCTACGCCCGAGCAGGCGCAGGCGTTGAGTTGGATCGAGACTGCACTCGATAAGCACGAATTTGCAGCCGCCTTGCTCTACGGCGTTACCGCAAGCGGGAAGACGATGGTCTACGTCGACGCGATCAAACGCGTCGTTCGTGATGGCGGCCGTGCGATCGTGCTCGTACCTGAAATCTCGCTGACCCCGCAGACGGCGCAACGATTCGAAGCCGAGTTCGGCGAGCGCGTTGCCGTGCTGCACTCAGCGCTCTCCGACCGGGAGCGCTTCGAAGCGTGGCAAGCCTGTGCCCGCGGGGAGATCGACGTCGTCGTCGGCGCCCGCAGCGCCGTATTTGCACCGTTGCCGCGCGTGCGACTGATCGTCGTCGACGAAGCACACGATCCTTCGTACAAACAAGACGTAGCGCCGCGCTACTACGCCGTCGCCGTCGCGCGAGAACGCATGTACTACGAGGGCGGCGTGCTCGTTCTCGGCAGCGCCACCCCCTCGTTGGAGAGCTTCGCCGCAGCGTTGGCAGGAAGGATCGCGTTGCTCCAGCTACGCCGGCGCGCGACGGCTCAACCGCTTCCAGACGTGCGGATCGTCGATATGCGTGAGGAATTTCAAAGCGGCAATCGCGGTATCTTTAGCAGCGCTCTGGTTCAAGCGATCGGCGAGCGGTTGCGCGATGGCGAAAAGAGCGTGCTTTTTGTGAATCGGCGCGGCAGCGCTGGGGCGCTGGTCTGCCGTAACTGTGGAGACTCCCCGCACTGCCCCCGCTGCAGCATCGCTCTGGCCGTTCACCGAAGCGAGAGATTGTTGCGCTGTCACTACTGTGACTATCGTGAGCCCCTTCCGCGCGCCTGTCCGAGATGCGGGTTAGAGAGTATACGCGAGCTCGGGATCGGCACCGAACGCGTCGTGGACGAGGTGCTTCGGCTCTTTCCGCAGGCGCGGGTATTGCGGATGGATTCGGATACGACGACGCGTGTCGGCGATCACGCGCGTATTCTTGCGGAGTTTGAAGCGCGAGGTGACGTCTTGGTGGGAACCCAGATGATTGCGAAGGGGCTCGATTATCCGACGGTAACGCTGAGCGGAGTGGTCGCGGCAGATCTCGGGCTTTGCGTTCCCGATTTCCGTGCCGTCGAGCGCAGCTTTGCGCTCATCGCCCAAGTATGCGGACGAAGCGGGCGGATGAAGCGCGGCGATGCGGTCGTGCAGACATACGCGCCGAGTCATCCGGCGATTCATTTCGCCGCAACTCACGACTACGACGGCTTCGCCGCGGTCGAACTTCAGGAACGCGCCGCCGCCGGCTTTCCGCCCGCCCAGCGCCTGATTTATCTCGGCATTATCGGGCGCGACCGTCGCCGAGTCGCGCAGACGGCGCAACGCTATGCTGCACTGTTGCGGGGCAGCGAGAACGTCGAAGTCCTTGGTCCCGCGCCCTATCCCGTGGCGCGAGTCAATAACGAATGGCGCTACCGATTAGCGCTGCGGACGCGCCGCCCGGCGCAGCTGAGGCAGATGATTCGCGAGCGGATATTGAAAGTCGCGCGCGCCGATCGTCAGACTCGATTGGCGGTCAACGCCGATCCCTAGCGTGCGACGGTTCCTAGGGCTCGGCTTATTTCTTGCGGCTAGAGCGCCCCTTGGACTTGGCGACCGTCGTGGCGCCGCGCCGCAGCGCTTGGGCCAGCCGCGCTTTCTTGCGCGCCGCCTTGTTGGGATGGATCACGCCTTTGGCCGCAGCCTTATCGAACGCGCTCTCGACCTGCGCCGCTGCTTGCGTCTCCTTTGAATCGGCAGCGCTTCGATAGAGCGTCTTGAGTCGGCTCTTAACCCCCTTATTACGAAGGGCGCGCTTTTCGGACTGAAGGACCCACTTTTCGGCGGCTTTGATGTTCGGCACGGCGAGTATCATAGCAGCCCCCTCCCGGGGTGTCCAGCACGAGTCGCCCTAGGTTGGTTCGAGGAGCATCTTGCGGTAACTGGCGTACCGGCTCGCCGCCATCGCGCCATCGGAGACGGCCTCCCGCACCGCACAGCCGGGCTCCTGGAGGTGCGTACAATCCGTGAAGCGACACCGAAGCCCCGTCTCGCGCGCTTCGGGAAAGCCTTGGGTCAGCGTTCGCGCGTCGATTTTTCCCAGGCCAAACTCGTTGATTCCGGGGCTGTCGATGAGAAAGCCCGTACCGAAACGGTACAGGCGCCCCGCCGTCGTGGTTTGACGGCCCAAGCCAAAACGCGAGACGTCGCCGATGACTGACTCTCCGCCGAGCGCGCGAAAGATCGTGCTCTTGCCGACGCCTGAGTTCCCGACGAGCAGTGCGCGGTGTCCGCTGATAAGCTCGCGCAAAGCCTCGAGATTTTCGGCTGTCTTGGGATTGACGACGATCGTGTCGTACTCGAGCTGCCGGTAGAGTCCGACGAGGGCTTCGCGCTCGCCGGCATCGCCAAGGTCCGGCTTGGTAAACACGACGGCGGCGGCAATGTTCGCACCTTCGGCAAAGACGAGGAGCTGATCGAGCGTCACGAGCCGAGGCGGCGGATTCGCAAGGGCCGTGACGGTGACAAGCAGGTCGACGTTCGCAGCCATCGTCTTCGCCCGCCCGCCCGCGCTGCGCCGCTGCAGGGTAAAGCCGCGATCTTCCAGACGCGTTACCAACGCTTGACCGTCTTCGAGAAGCCGAACCTCGGCGACGTCGCCGGGCACGGGCATGAAACGCTCGCCGGTCATTCGCGGCAGTTGCGCTACGCGTAAACCGCTTTCGCCATCAACCGAGATGAGAGCGGAGTTCTTTCCCGTCGAAATGACGAGCGCTCGATGCGTTTGCGCTATCCGCAAGATTGCACGGCTGAAACGGCCAACGATGCGACGAGCGTGATTTACTTGACCCTGAGGCTCATGGGAGAGATCGACGAGGCTCGCCGTGCGTCCGTTAACGAACGGCTGCGCGAAAAGAGTGGGTCCGCGATTTGGCGAGTCAACCAACGCGTTGGGCGGACGTATGCTTTATTGGAGCTTCCCGATCGGGAGAACCTCGACGCAATCGTCCAAGCCTCGGGCGGAACCTTATACGAGAAGCCGATCATCGCATTGGCACTTTTCCCTGCAGTGCCGGAAGCCTTGCCGTTGCTCCTCGAGGCCTTAGGGGGTGCCGGCCGGCCGGCGGGCGTGCTTGCATGCGATTCGGAGCGCGGGGGGCTGGTCGTGGAATGGGACCCGTCGCTGACCGGCGCGGACGTCGTAATGGCCGTCGCGGACGCGGAACTGGCGCGCTGGCAGAGCGGACGTACTGCGGAACTCCTCGCACCGTTGCCGCCGTCGCTGGTGGCAACAATCGCAGCGAGCAGTTTACAGGCGCCGCAAATAGAAGAACGGCGCATTTTAGAGCTGCGGATCGATCGTGGCTAGCCCCTTCGGCTACGTTAGCATCTCCGACGTCGTCGACGTTATCGCGACGAGCATTCTCATTTACTACGTCCTGCTGCTGATTCGCGGCACTCGAGCCGTGCAAATTCTCATCGGCATTCTGGTTTTGCTGGGATTGCTCGGCATCGCGACGCTCCTGCATCTGACATTGCTCGGAACCATTTTGCG
This Candidatus Eremiobacterota bacterium DNA region includes the following protein-coding sequences:
- the priA gene encoding primosomal protein N', producing the protein MRSPRSDFVRVVDALAIIRSSRFDRPLTYDAGDLPLQVGDVVRVPLGSREAVAFVLSPVREVPLTEPPLKRVIERLPVPRAFDEVGLHLATFVAEHYLSTLGEALRAVVLADAVPRVRDSFLRGAQPNPRRHRSVPARLIRLIWEDLDDGFALETLLRHPEARRIGDRSALLGFIRSLVRAGALRRERRFITPRIGEYSVRVLDLGEAAIRGKKAEALVEFVRERPGVPRADAVLAGFSNAVIARALRAGAVREREIRPLARHRYHAPAQEALQPTPEQAQALSWIETALDKHEFAAALLYGVTASGKTMVYVDAIKRVVRDGGRAIVLVPEISLTPQTAQRFEAEFGERVAVLHSALSDRERFEAWQACARGEIDVVVGARSAVFAPLPRVRLIVVDEAHDPSYKQDVAPRYYAVAVARERMYYEGGVLVLGSATPSLESFAAALAGRIALLQLRRRATAQPLPDVRIVDMREEFQSGNRGIFSSALVQAIGERLRDGEKSVLFVNRRGSAGALVCRNCGDSPHCPRCSIALAVHRSERLLRCHYCDYREPLPRACPRCGLESIRELGIGTERVVDEVLRLFPQARVLRMDSDTTTRVGDHARILAEFEARGDVLVGTQMIAKGLDYPTVTLSGVVAADLGLCVPDFRAVERSFALIAQVCGRSGRMKRGDAVVQTYAPSHPAIHFAATHDYDGFAAVELQERAAAGFPPAQRLIYLGIIGRDRRRVAQTAQRYAALLRGSENVEVLGPAPYPVARVNNEWRYRLALRTRRPAQLRQMIRERILKVARADRQTRLAVNADP
- the rpsT gene encoding 30S ribosomal protein S20, which translates into the protein MPNIKAAEKWVLQSEKRALRNKGVKSRLKTLYRSAADSKETQAAAQVESAFDKAAAKGVIHPNKAARKKARLAQALRRGATTVAKSKGRSSRKK
- the rsgA gene encoding ribosome small subunit-dependent GTPase A encodes the protein MRIAQTHRALVISTGKNSALISVDGESGLRVAQLPRMTGERFMPVPGDVAEVRLLEDGQALVTRLEDRGFTLQRRSAGGRAKTMAANVDLLVTVTALANPPPRLVTLDQLLVFAEGANIAAAVVFTKPDLGDAGEREALVGLYRQLEYDTIVVNPKTAENLEALRELISGHRALLVGNSGVGKSTIFRALGGESVIGDVSRFGLGRQTTTAGRLYRFGTGFLIDSPGINEFGLGKIDARTLTQGFPEARETGLRCRFTDCTHLQEPGCAVREAVSDGAMAASRYASYRKMLLEPT